Proteins encoded within one genomic window of Oncorhynchus mykiss isolate Arlee chromosome 27, USDA_OmykA_1.1, whole genome shotgun sequence:
- the dcnl4 gene encoding DCN1-like protein 4 isoform X1 yields MPVKKKRKSSGSDDPGLRKCKITCFCRPQAPGRLISPEDQFSNKKCLAWFYEYTGPDEVLGPEGMEKFCEDIGVEPENIIMLVIAWKLEAPNMGFFTKEEWLKGMTLLQCDCIERLQGKLDYLRNHLNDTIIFKNIYRYAFDFARDKDQRSLDMDTAKSMLGLLLGRTWPLFPVFNQFLEQSKYKVMNKDQWYNVLEFSRTVSTDLSNYDEDGAWPVLLDEFVEWQKARLAAL; encoded by the exons ATGCCTGTGAAGAAAAAGAGGAAGTCTTCAGGGTCAGATGACCCGGGACTCAGGAAGTGTAAAATCACCTG TTTCTGCAGACCTCAGGCTCCAGGCCGGTTGATCAGCCCAGAGGACCAGTTCTCCAATAAGAAATGTCTGGCCTGGTTCTACGAGTacacag GTCCAGATGAGGTGTTGGGTCCAGAGGGGATGGAGAAGTTCTGTGAAGACATTGGAGTAGAACCAGAAAAC ATAATTATGTTAGTTATAGCCTGGAAACTAGAAGCTCCAAATATGGGATTTTTCACTAAGGAGGAGTGGCTTAAGGGAATGACTTTACTACA GTGTGACTGCATAGAGAGGTTACAGGGGAAACTGGACTACCTTCGCAATCATCTCAACGACACGATCATCTTTAAAAACATCTACAGATACGCCTTTGACTTTGCCAGG gaTAAGGACCAGAGGAGTCTGGACATGGACACAGCTAAGTCCATGCTAGGGTTGCTACTGGGGAGAACATGGCCACTCTTCCCTGTCTTCAACCAGTTTCTGGAG CAGTCCAAGTACAAGGTGATGAATAAGGACCAGTGGTATAACGTCTTAGAGTTTAGTCGTACAGTCAGCACAGACCTCAGTAACTATGACGAGGATGGAGCCT ggccGGTGTTATTGGATGAGTTTGTGGAGTGGCAGAAAGCTCGGCTGGCAGCGTTATAG
- the dcnl4 gene encoding DCN1-like protein 4 isoform X3, with protein sequence MPVKKKRKSSGSDDPGLRKCKITCFCRPQAPGRLISPEDQFSNKKCLAWFYEYTGPDEVLGPEGMEKFCEDIGVEPENIIMLVIAWKLEAPNMGFFTKEEWLKGMTLLQCDCIERLQGKLDYLRNHLNDTIIFKNIYRYAFDFARDKDQRSLDMDTAKSMLGLLLGRTWPLFPVFNQFLEQSKYKVMNKDQWYNVLEFSRTVSTDLSNYDEDGACEAGVIG encoded by the exons ATGCCTGTGAAGAAAAAGAGGAAGTCTTCAGGGTCAGATGACCCGGGACTCAGGAAGTGTAAAATCACCTG TTTCTGCAGACCTCAGGCTCCAGGCCGGTTGATCAGCCCAGAGGACCAGTTCTCCAATAAGAAATGTCTGGCCTGGTTCTACGAGTacacag GTCCAGATGAGGTGTTGGGTCCAGAGGGGATGGAGAAGTTCTGTGAAGACATTGGAGTAGAACCAGAAAAC ATAATTATGTTAGTTATAGCCTGGAAACTAGAAGCTCCAAATATGGGATTTTTCACTAAGGAGGAGTGGCTTAAGGGAATGACTTTACTACA GTGTGACTGCATAGAGAGGTTACAGGGGAAACTGGACTACCTTCGCAATCATCTCAACGACACGATCATCTTTAAAAACATCTACAGATACGCCTTTGACTTTGCCAGG gaTAAGGACCAGAGGAGTCTGGACATGGACACAGCTAAGTCCATGCTAGGGTTGCTACTGGGGAGAACATGGCCACTCTTCCCTGTCTTCAACCAGTTTCTGGAG CAGTCCAAGTACAAGGTGATGAATAAGGACCAGTGGTATAACGTCTTAGAGTTTAGTCGTACAGTCAGCACAGACCTCAGTAACTATGACGAGGATGGAGCCTGtga ggccGGTGTTATTGGATGA
- the dcnl4 gene encoding DCN1-like protein 4 isoform X2, protein MFYPVVSFLTSIPFCRPQAPGRLISPEDQFSNKKCLAWFYEYTGPDEVLGPEGMEKFCEDIGVEPENIIMLVIAWKLEAPNMGFFTKEEWLKGMTLLQCDCIERLQGKLDYLRNHLNDTIIFKNIYRYAFDFARDKDQRSLDMDTAKSMLGLLLGRTWPLFPVFNQFLEQSKYKVMNKDQWYNVLEFSRTVSTDLSNYDEDGAWPVLLDEFVEWQKARLAAL, encoded by the exons ATGTTCTATCCTGTGGTGTCGTTTCTGACTTCTATCCC TTTCTGCAGACCTCAGGCTCCAGGCCGGTTGATCAGCCCAGAGGACCAGTTCTCCAATAAGAAATGTCTGGCCTGGTTCTACGAGTacacag GTCCAGATGAGGTGTTGGGTCCAGAGGGGATGGAGAAGTTCTGTGAAGACATTGGAGTAGAACCAGAAAAC ATAATTATGTTAGTTATAGCCTGGAAACTAGAAGCTCCAAATATGGGATTTTTCACTAAGGAGGAGTGGCTTAAGGGAATGACTTTACTACA GTGTGACTGCATAGAGAGGTTACAGGGGAAACTGGACTACCTTCGCAATCATCTCAACGACACGATCATCTTTAAAAACATCTACAGATACGCCTTTGACTTTGCCAGG gaTAAGGACCAGAGGAGTCTGGACATGGACACAGCTAAGTCCATGCTAGGGTTGCTACTGGGGAGAACATGGCCACTCTTCCCTGTCTTCAACCAGTTTCTGGAG CAGTCCAAGTACAAGGTGATGAATAAGGACCAGTGGTATAACGTCTTAGAGTTTAGTCGTACAGTCAGCACAGACCTCAGTAACTATGACGAGGATGGAGCCT ggccGGTGTTATTGGATGAGTTTGTGGAGTGGCAGAAAGCTCGGCTGGCAGCGTTATAG
- the dcnl4 gene encoding DCN1-like protein 4 isoform X5, with product MEKFCEDIGVEPENIIMLVIAWKLEAPNMGFFTKEEWLKGMTLLQCDCIERLQGKLDYLRNHLNDTIIFKNIYRYAFDFARDKDQRSLDMDTAKSMLGLLLGRTWPLFPVFNQFLEQSKYKVMNKDQWYNVLEFSRTVSTDLSNYDEDGAWPVLLDEFVEWQKARLAAL from the exons ATGGAGAAGTTCTGTGAAGACATTGGAGTAGAACCAGAAAAC ATAATTATGTTAGTTATAGCCTGGAAACTAGAAGCTCCAAATATGGGATTTTTCACTAAGGAGGAGTGGCTTAAGGGAATGACTTTACTACA GTGTGACTGCATAGAGAGGTTACAGGGGAAACTGGACTACCTTCGCAATCATCTCAACGACACGATCATCTTTAAAAACATCTACAGATACGCCTTTGACTTTGCCAGG gaTAAGGACCAGAGGAGTCTGGACATGGACACAGCTAAGTCCATGCTAGGGTTGCTACTGGGGAGAACATGGCCACTCTTCCCTGTCTTCAACCAGTTTCTGGAG CAGTCCAAGTACAAGGTGATGAATAAGGACCAGTGGTATAACGTCTTAGAGTTTAGTCGTACAGTCAGCACAGACCTCAGTAACTATGACGAGGATGGAGCCT ggccGGTGTTATTGGATGAGTTTGTGGAGTGGCAGAAAGCTCGGCTGGCAGCGTTATAG
- the dcnl4 gene encoding DCN1-like protein 4 isoform X4, protein MMYVLSHPTLHLSLFQIIMLVIAWKLEAPNMGFFTKEEWLKGMTLLQCDCIERLQGKLDYLRNHLNDTIIFKNIYRYAFDFARDKDQRSLDMDTAKSMLGLLLGRTWPLFPVFNQFLEQSKYKVMNKDQWYNVLEFSRTVSTDLSNYDEDGAWPVLLDEFVEWQKARLAAL, encoded by the exons ATGATGTATGTTCTCTCCCACCCcactctccatctttctcttttTCAGATAATTATGTTAGTTATAGCCTGGAAACTAGAAGCTCCAAATATGGGATTTTTCACTAAGGAGGAGTGGCTTAAGGGAATGACTTTACTACA GTGTGACTGCATAGAGAGGTTACAGGGGAAACTGGACTACCTTCGCAATCATCTCAACGACACGATCATCTTTAAAAACATCTACAGATACGCCTTTGACTTTGCCAGG gaTAAGGACCAGAGGAGTCTGGACATGGACACAGCTAAGTCCATGCTAGGGTTGCTACTGGGGAGAACATGGCCACTCTTCCCTGTCTTCAACCAGTTTCTGGAG CAGTCCAAGTACAAGGTGATGAATAAGGACCAGTGGTATAACGTCTTAGAGTTTAGTCGTACAGTCAGCACAGACCTCAGTAACTATGACGAGGATGGAGCCT ggccGGTGTTATTGGATGAGTTTGTGGAGTGGCAGAAAGCTCGGCTGGCAGCGTTATAG
- the dcnl4 gene encoding DCN1-like protein 4 precursor (The RefSeq protein has 1 substitution compared to this genomic sequence) — MMYVLSHPTLHLSLFQIIMLVIAWKLEAPNMGFFTKEEWLKGMTLLQCDCIERLQGKLDYLRNHLNDTIIFKNIYRYAFDFARDKDQRILDMDTAKSMLGLLLGRTWPLFPVFNQFLEQSKYKVMNKDQWYNVLEFSRTVSTDLSNYDEDGAWPVLLDEFVEWQKARLAAL; from the exons ATGATGTATGTTCTCTCCCACCCcactctccatctttctcttttTCAGATAATTATGTTAGTTATAGCCTGGAAACTAGAAGCTCCAAATATGGGATTTTTCACTAAGGAGGAGTGGCTTAAGGGAATGACTTTACTACA GTGTGACTGCATAGAGAGGTTACAGGGGAAACTGGACTACCTTCGCAATCATCTCAACGACACGATCATCTTTAAAAACATCTACAGATACGCCTTTGACTTTGCCAGG gaTAAGGACCAGAGGAGTCTGGACATGGACACAGCTAAGTCCATGCTAGGGTTGCTACTGGGGAGAACATGGCCACTCTTCCCTGTCTTCAACCAGTTTCTGGAG CAGTCCAAGTACAAGGTGATGAATAAGGACCAGTGGTATAACGTCTTAGAGTTTAGTCGTACAGTCAGCACAGACCTCAGTAACTATGACGAGGATGGAGCCT ggccGGTGTTATTGGATGAGTTTGTGGAGTGGCAGAAAGCTCGGCTGGCAGCGTTATAG